A single Corticium candelabrum chromosome 16, ooCorCand1.1, whole genome shotgun sequence DNA region contains:
- the LOC134192413 gene encoding hemicentin-1-like, whose product MNHASGLPKPTVRFIRDGLLITEGVTTTRRGSTLTIDDVQNSDAGRYLCVAENVGGATTSSVDVAVARSGVPRIVRTHRAQPHVTAEQVALQVGVGQAMVDRGMRVTMNAAATGTPTPTLSWYRNGKQLRNNSRYEVGSDGSLLIRKVNRRDEGTFEVRAVNSVGRDSDTIGIWFAERPLLSRREGADSVSPIPTSDRIFYPGQSAEVVRGRTVSFVAGASGRPTPHVSWRLPSKRLLRAGQSHGRVSVADNGDLQITNAQPKDSGRYIVYARNVAGTDRVLKRQKTQLTVYDTPRLTTRMTDSVLVDLAATMPSIDNSLIVKPGARVRMGCASDGFPAPDITFEKDGSVLAVGGRTQIANRDSGGQQVIIFDIKPTDEGRYRCLAANRAGFDSSFVDVAVQEGARIVRQMGAIFGNQKSVRVQRGEQFQMTCNATGGSDLTVQWLRYGQIVGNTGRVRQGNGVLRFDRVEGDDSGGYTCVARDGAGQDEDSIELTLGEMPRIEASRQGPLQRPLPASDMSYSAGQTAEVVEGQTCTVALPISGDPRPTVEWTLPNGTVLERGESKGRVTVRDDGSLRIEAVRFGDSGSYRATVSSVMGTDSVDTPVKVVGKSVNEK is encoded by the exons ATGAACCA CGCTTCCGGTCTGCCGAAACCAACTGTTCGTTTTATTCGTGACGGTTTGCTTATAACAGAAGGTGTTACTACGACGAGACGAGGGTCTACCTTGACAATCGATGACGTACAGAATAGTGACGCTGGGAGGTATCTCTGTGTAGCAGAGAACGTCGGCGGAGCGACGACGTCTTCAGTTGACGTTGCAGTAGCTC GTTCTGGAGTACCGCGCATAGTGCGAACGCATAGAGCACAACCTCATGTAACCGCCGAACAAGTTGCCTTGCAGGTTGGAGTCGGACAAGCGATGGTCGATCGTGGCATGAGGGTTACAATGAATGCTGCAGCTACTGGGACTCCTACTCCCACTCTTAGTTGGTACCGAAACGGAAAACAACTGCGAAACAACTCACGTTACGAGGTGGGCAGCGACGGTTCACTGCTGATTCGCAAAGTCAATCGGCGCGACGAGGGTACATTTGAAGTGCGAGCTGTCAACTCGGTTGGAAGGGACAGTGATACAATTGGTATTTGGTTTGCAG AGCGTCCTCTCTTGTCTCGTAGAGAGGGAGCGGACTCTGTGTCTCCTATTCCGACCTCTGATCGCATTTTCTATCCCGGGCAGTCAGCTGAAGTTGTTCGTGGTCGGACTGTGAGCTTTGTTGCTGGTGCGTCTGGCAGGCCTACTCCTCATGTTTCCTGGCGTTTGCCGTCAAAACGACTACTTCGCGCCGGACAGTCGCACGGGCGAGTTTCGGTTGCTGACAACGGCGACCTCCAGATTACTAACGCGCAGCCCAAAGATTCTGGTCGTTATATAGTTTATGCTCGAAACGTGGCAGGCACTGACAGAGTGCTGAAACGACAGAAAACACAACTTACGGTTTACG ATACTCCCAGACTGACGACTCGAATGACTGACTCTGTGCTCGTTGACCTCGCTGCAACAATGCCGTCGATTGATAACAGTCTTATAGTGAAACCAGGCGCTCGCGTAAGGATGGGATGTGCGAGCGACGGTTTTCCTGCCCCAGACATCACGTTTGAGAAAGACGGGTCGGTATTGGCTGTTGGTGGTCGCACACAAATAGCCAATAGAGACAGCGGTGGACAGCAAGTTATCATATTTGACATTAAACCTACAGACGAAGGACGATACCGATGTTTGGCAGCCAATCGTGCTGGTTTCGACAGTTCGTTTGTTGATGTAGCCGTTCAAG AAGGTGCACGAATTGTGAGACAAATGGGTGCAATTTTTGGAAATCAGAAATCAGTTAGGGTTCAACGAGGTGAACAATTCCAGATGACTTGCAATGCTACCGGTGGGAGCGATTTGACTGTTCAGTGGCTTCGTTACGGACAAATTGTTGGTAACACCGGACGAGTAAGGCAGGGCAACGGCGTTTTAAGATTTGATAGAGTGGAAGGTGATGATTCTGGTGGTTACACCTGCGTCGCACGGGACGGAGCTGGTCAAGATGAAGACTCTATCGAACTGACACTCGGAG AAATGCCACGCATTGAGGCTTCCCGACAAGGACCTTTACAACGCCCATTACCAGCATCTGATATGAGCTATTCTGCTGGACAAACCGCAGAAGTAGTGGAAGGCCAGACGTGCACCGTTGCTCTCCCCATTTCTGGTGATCCACGTCCGACCGTTGAGTGGACTCTGCCGAATGGAACAGTGCTGGAACGAGGTGAATCGAAAGGAAGAGTCACAGTTCGAGATGACGGCTCCCTTCGAATCGAGGCTGTTCGATTCGGGGACAGTGGATCGTACAGGGCCACAGTTAGCAGTGTGATGGGAACGGACAGTGTAGATACACCAGTAAAAGTAGTGGGTAAGAGTGTAAACGAAAAATAG
- the LOC134192418 gene encoding peroxidasin homolog → MELKDNVLVGGQAVVALESGAVAVSRGSRFSVSGAISGGSSLSWQKDGRALPTDSRQEVKTTGQGSSSLFVRDFRSSDTGMYTLSGANDAGSASSSVQITSTGADAPQILRMPSQAPVVTSGSVEATMGQRSVMITRGQTLKIRGSARGSPPPAYQWNRDGLMLTDGGRVSLGADGLLEVRKFRSGDAGKYGVTATNSAGSDSETIDVVLPDRPVITTPPVTAPSPQPDQDMQYFAGQNARIYRGRNLKLAVQASGRPVPGLTWRLPSGRRLKSGTSYDRFTVRDDGTLEVSDVRVSDEGTYRAIASNVAGLAKAKSRLSVLVPNSFQQSLQQSVYVNQKRVVPSETKGSTSVTEGQSFSIEAAVYGKPPPTMSWMLNDDEILSSDSRSIETSTIGDLTVSTLTVSNTGSDDAGTYTAIADGAQRVSDSATIEVQTLVLLFFLQKTEAHKLTGCPTTRRWFVALEL, encoded by the exons ATGGAACTGAAAGACAATGTTCTTGTTGGTGGCCAAGCTGTTGTTGCATTAGAAAGCGGAGCAGTTGCTGTCTCAAGAGGCTCACGGTTTAGTGTGAGTGGTGCAATCAGCGGTGGGTCTTCCTTGTCATGGCAAAAAGATGGTCGGGCACTTCCAACTGATAGTCGTCAGGAAGTCAAAACTACTGGCCAAGGGTCTAgctctttgtttgtgagagACTTTAGATCATCAGATACTGGCATGTACACACTCTCTGGAGCCAATGATGCTGGAAGTGCATCATCATCTGTGCAAATCACATCTACAG GTGCTGATGCGCCACAAATTCTTCGAATGCCATCCCAGGCACCCGTTGTTACTTCTGGTTCTGTAGAAGCAACAATGGGTCAACGCTCAGTGATGATCACAAGAGGTCAAACATTAAAGATTAGAGGATCTGCTCGGGGAAGTCCTCCACCAGCATACCAATGGAACAGAGATGGTTTAATGCTTACCGATGGAGGACGAGTGAGCTTGGGAGCAGATGGTCTTCTTGAAGTTAGAAAGTTCAGAAGTGGAGATGCTGGAAAGTATGGAGTGACAGCAACCAATTCAGCTGGAAGTGATAGCGAAACAATCGACGTTGTTTTACCTG ACCGTCCTGTGATTACAACTCCCCCTGTTACTGCTCCATCGCCACAACCTGATCAAGACATGCAGTACTTTGCTGGACAGAATGCTCGCATATATCGAGGCCGCAATCTCAAGCTGGCGGTACAAGCATCTGGAAGACCAGTGCCAGGACTTACGTGGAGGTTACCATCAGGGAGAAGATTAAAATCTGGCACTTCTTATGACCGCTTTACTGTTCGAGATGATGGAACATTGGAAGTCAGTGATGTCAGAGTCAGTGATGAAGGAACTTACAGAGCAATAGCAAGCAATGTGGCAGGACTAGCAAAAGCAAAGTCAAGATTGTCAGTGTTAG TGCCCAACAGTTTTCAGCAATCACTGCAGCAATCTGTGTACGTTAATCAAAAACGTGTTGTTCCATCCGAAACGAAGGGTTCAACGTCAGTGACAGAAGGCCAGTCTTTTAGCATAGAAGCAGCCGTATACGGCAAACCACCGCCCACGATGTCATGGATGCTAAATGATGATGAAATATTAAGCAGTGACAGCAGGTCTATTGAAACGTCAACAATAGGTGACTTGACAGTGAGCACACTGACGGTCAGCAACACAGGGAGTGATGATGCCGGAACATACACGGCAATAGCTGATGGGGCTCAACGTGTCTCAGACTCCGCCACCATCGAAGTTCAAA CGTTGGTGTTGCTCTTCTTTCTGCAGAAGACGGAAGCCCACAAATTAACAGGCTGCCCAACTACGAGGAGGTGGTTCGTGGCTCTAGAATTGTAA
- the LOC134192412 gene encoding matrix-remodeling-associated protein 5-like has protein sequence MTLDVTDADAGKYTCQAENVMGSAQSSVEVSRPVVVTTTASTPTTPAPTSARIVRISDPPVVANRQIVASVGYNMPVEPVLRWNVRIDCVTENADAIGWIGPDGELTSRGRRRVLANGSLIIDGIPRGYAGDYQCVATDTRGGRDTESITLKILRPPTLKKPTPSSAVRPVPDNDRIFTIGQRAEIVEGRSVDVNFTVTDRDSDEYTVKWKLPDGSFLSQGETKDNVAVSASTRFLKISNTKPSDNGDYQVIVTNNAGSNEASTRLQVFTEPMVVTKIEDTALLNGEPFTSDEGVFNADEGDTVSLEFTTSGSPPPDVMWKRGSDILTSGDDVFISTSKGPYETTSTIAFRKLDAADSGTYSAEADNGEGTVASSSVEIDVRAQEDVRILRAPSTTRPVVTSSSVSAIIGQDDLLVLRNQRVEIDCAAAGTPTPVIEWRRDGGPLPRGAQTIDGNLHIAEFQPTRQGGTYTCTADNSVTSDTEQIKINVPVRPQIVPRTEPTPTTGRLPDADVTGYAGHAIKMVEGRRLTIDVEATGTPTPSIKWRLPSGDRIGRGQSVGRASVLANDSLVISDTQPSDNGPYRPIASNAAGLAKVKARDFLK, from the exons ATGACTCT GGATGTCACTGACGCAGATGCTGGCAAGTACACATGCCAAGCAGAGAATGTAATGGGATCTGCACAGAGCTCAGTAGAAGTCAGTCGTCCAG TGGTCGTAACGACAACCGCTTCTACTCCTACGACTCCAGCTCCAACTTCTGCAC GCATTGTCCGGATTAGCGATCCTCCGGTGGTGGCGAATCGCCAAATTGTTGCCTCTGTTGGTTACAATATGCCTGTCGAACCTGTGCTTCGCTGGAATGTTCGTATCGACTGTGTGACAGAGAACGCTGATGCGATTGGTTGGATTGGACCAGACGGTGAACTTACGTCAAGGGGAAGACGTAGGGTACTTGCTAATGGCTCTTTGATTATCGATGGAATTCCTAGAGGATATGCTGGCGACTACCAATGTGTAGCAACCGACACTAGAGGTGGCAGAGATACGGAGTCGATAACACTGAAGATCCTAA GGCCTCCCACGCTGAAAAAGCCAACACCTTCTTCAGCAGTAAGACCGGTTCCAGATAATGATCGCATCTTTACTATAGGACAGAGGGCCGAGATAGTAGAAGGCCGCTCTGTAGACGTCAACTTCACGGTAACTGATCGTGATAGTGATGAATATACGGTAAAATGGAAGTTGCCCGATGGCTCATTCCTTAGCCAGGGCGAAACAAAGGACAACGTTGCAGTGTCCGCAAGCACCCGTTTTCTCAAAATTTCGAATACCAAACCATCAGATAATGGTGACTATCAAGTGATTGTTACTAACAACGCTGGTTCAAACGAGGCTTCTACAAGACTGCAAGTTTTTA ctGAACCAATGGTGGTGACGAAGATTGAAGATACAGCATTGCTAAACGGCGAGCCATTCACTTCAGACGAAGGTGTGTTTAACGCCGACGAAGGAGATACTGTGTCACTCGAATTTACAACCAGTGGTAGTCCACCACCTGATGTTATGTGGAAGAGAGGATCTGATATTTTGACATCTGGCGACGACGTCTTTATTTCAACATCAAAGGGTCCATACGAAACAACTAGCACAATAGCTTTTCGCAAGTTGGATGCAGCCGATTCCGGTACTTACAGTGCTGAAGCTGACAACGGAGAAGGAACAGTGGCCAGCTCTTCAGTTGAAATAGATGTTAGag CGCAAGAGGATGTACGCATACTACGGGCACCTTCTACCACTCGTCCTGTTGTAACGTCTTCATCTGTGAGTGCTATTATCGGACAAGACGATCTTCTTGTGCTAAGAAACCAAAGAGTGGAAATAGATTGTGCAGCGGCCGGCACTCCTACACCAGTCATTGAATGGAGAAGAGATGGAGGTCCTTTACCCAGAGGAGCGCAAACTATTGATGGGAATCTGCACATTGCCGAATTCCAACCTACCCGGCAAGGAGGTACCTACACTTGCACAGCTGACAACTCTGTCACTTCGGACACAgaacaaattaaaattaatgtacCTG TGAGACCCCAGATTGTGCCGAGAACTGAACCAACACCTACAACCGGTCGACTCCCTGACGCAGATGTGACGGGCTACGCTGGTCATGCTATCAAGATGGTAGAAGGACGTCGCCTTACCATCGACGTAGAGGCTACGGGAACGCCGACGCCTTCTATCAAATGGCGACTACCGTCAGGAGATAGAATCGGACGTGGGCAGTCAGTAGGACGCGCATCTGTTCTAGCCAATGATAGCCTCGTCATCAGCGACACCCAACCGTCCGATAACGGACCATACAGACCTATAGCGTCTAATGCAGCTGGGCTGGCAAAGGTGAAGGCTAGA GATTTCCTAAAGTAG
- the LOC134192415 gene encoding hemicentin-1-like has translation MRDEEHYTFSASSDVGSDSESISFVPAIAPALNRESEGQDSDPLPDKDLDYIVGQRARVRPGRTVTVQAPARGRPTPNISWRLPSGRRLGVGERYGRYGVMSNGALQIRDARPSDTGTYRAIASSRAGDNVVDMSVQVVAPVEISFNPADNVYSDGVHIAASSSGEVVVRRGSDLSVVFGAVGVGAEDIRWTKDGSALPLDEDNRLTVTQTSEGSQLTVTNVNASDSGSYVAEASRNGEVASASLDVRVAGANDPVSTRRADVTSQVTDTDVRASVSQPEVMVKAGQTLTLASPATGLPKPVISWYKNGTRLVAGDYVSFLSDGSLEVRNFVAQDAGTYQSQAASGGKVDSQETEVILADFPSIPKPVSRSPQRPLPDVDQFYDAGQTAEIVAGRSVTVNVPVMGNPPADISWQLPSGRRLSSGEREGRYSVSENGQLQIQTVEVLDNGDYTATVVNAAGKSSRVTPVRVFESPDIVRDVENNVAVTGLLEENRPIRPSKLNGAFIVRPGTSVALEGAANGRPSPVARFLKDGEMISAEGKFSYDRTSDGGLRLVIDDVTTAENGTYTFVAENEAGSVGSSVDVLVEGTSGYPLIGRRPGRAPVLDGNTITAVVGTNENVLVQMGRDLGLVTEVTGDGPFEITWTRGDNVLTTSSYPEPVTHTLNLNDFRKNAAGTYKVTVSNNEGSDTEEIDLLYDVPVRPKLQDPEGEVEFPTPDRDVSYAAGQRASAIQGRTWQAYWCGRIIRTCPSDGR, from the exons ATGCGTGACGAGGAGCATTATACTTTCAGTGCATCAAGCGATGTAGGGAGCGACAGTGAGTCAATCTCGTTCGTACCTGCAA TTGCTCCTGCACTGAATAGAGAAAGTGAGGGACAGGATAGTGACCCCCTGCCGGATAAAGATTTGGATTACATAGTTGGACAGAGGGCTAGAGTCCGTCCTGGTAGGACCGTAACTGTCCAAGCTCCAGCTAGAGGTCGACCAACACCTAACATCTCCTGGAGGCTTCCGAGTGGAAGAAGACTTGGAGTTGGTGAGAGGTACGGACGATATGGCGTGATGAGCAACGGAGCGTTACAAATAAGAGACGCAAGACCATCAGACACAGGGACTTACCGAGCCATAGCCAGTAGCCGTGCTGGCGACAACGTTGTCGACATGTCTGTTCAAGTTGTCG CTCCAGTTGAGATCAGCTTTAATCCTGCGGACAACGTGTACAGTGATGGTGTTCATATTGCGGCGTCTTCTTCTGGAGAAGTTGTGGTCAGACGTGGTTCtgatttgtctgttgtatttGGCGCTGTTGGAGTTGGGGCAGAAGACATCAGATGGACGAAAGATGGCTCTGCACTACCACTGGATGAAGACAATAGATTGACAGTGACGCAAACATCCGAAGGAAGTCAATTAACAGTGACTAATGTTAATGCAAGCGACAGTGGCTCGTACGTTGCGGAGGCCAGTAGGAATGGAGAGGTAGCATCTGCTTCTCTTGATGTCAGAGTGGCCG GAGCCAATGATCCAGTGAGTACGAGACGAGCTGATGTTACTTCCCAAGTGACAGATACCGATGTTAGAGCGTCTGTTTCGCAACCTGAGGTAATGGTGAAAGCTGGTCAGACTTTAACTCTTGCATCGCCCGCTACGGGATTACCAAAACCAGTTATCTCGTGGTACAAGAACGGTACTCGACTAGTTGCAGGCGATTATGTTAGCTTTTTGTCCGACGGTTCCCTTGAAGTGAGAAACTTCGTTGCCCAAGATGCTGGAACATATCAGAGTCAAGCTGCTAGTGGAGGTAAAGTAGACAGTCAAGAAACAGAGGTCATACTTGCAG ATTTTCCATCCATACCAAAGCCAGTGAGCAGATCTCCGCAGAGACCTCTTCCTGATGTTGATCAATTCTACGACGCAGGCCAAACTGCTGAGATTGTTGCGGGTCGGTCTGTAACAGTCAACGTTCCTGTTATGGGCAATCCACCTGCTGATATCTCGTGGCAACTTCCGTCCGGACGTCGTTTATCGTCTGGAGAACGGGAGGGAAGATATTCTGTGAGTGAGAATGGGCAACTACAAATTCAGACTGTTGAAGTTTTGGACAACGGAGACTATACGGCAACAGTGGTGAACGCAGCAGGAAAGTCATCAAGAGTGACTCCTGTCAGAGTATTTG AATCTCCCGACATAGTCAGAGATGTTGAGAATAATGTTGCCGTGACGGGTCTGCTTGAAGAAAACAGACCCATAAGACCGTCTAAGTTAAACGGTGCATTCATCGTACGCCCTGGCACCAGTGTAGCCTTAGAAGGAGCCGCTAATGGTAGACCGTCCCCAGTAGCACGGTTTCTGAAAGATGGCGAAATGATATCGGCTGAAGGGAAGTTCTCGTATGACCGAACAAGCGATGGTGGCTTGAGACTGGTGATCGACGATGTCACAACCGCAGAAAACGGTACTTACACGTTTGTGGCCGAGAATGAAGCTGGTTCCGTTGGCTCGTCTGTCGACGTACTTGTGGAAG GGACTAGTGGATATCCGCTCATTGGAAGAAGGCCAGGACGGGCCCCTGTGCTAGACGGAAATACTATTACTGCAGTTGTTGGTACAAATGAAAACGTTCTCGTTCAGATGGGACGCGATTTGGGCCTGGTGACGGAGGTCACGGGTGACGGCCCTTTTGAGATAACATGGACGAGAGGAGACAATGTTTTGACGACTAGTTCATACCCGGAACCGGTTACGCACACACTCAATTTGAATGACTTTCGAAAGAACGCGGCTGGAACATACAAAGTTACCGTAAGTAACAACGAAGGATCTGACACAGAGGAGATCGACTTATTGTACGACGTACCAG TACGGCCCAAGTTACAAGATCCCGAAGGTGAGGTTGAGTTTCCTACTCCTGACCGCGATGTAAGCTACGCAGCAGGCCAGCGTGCCTCGGCCATTCAAGGAAGGACT TGGCAAGCGTATTGGTGTGGGCGAATCATACGGACGTGCCCGAGTGATGGACGATAA
- the LOC134192367 gene encoding peroxidasin homolog: MYTLILSNNAGSSSVTTNLQVFDLPTGLTTLADLVQINGESVGVEEDGNIHAHSGDTLQLQYAAMATPAADIKWQRGSTDLTSGGDITIQTQESFGQSVSILTVNNLGVTASGEYKAIADNRAGIAESSVGVTVLAAGSAEIIRAEADSKPTVSQQSVVATIGQTDVLVINGQQVEIECPANGDPSPDISWQKDGSDLAIGGRTQVNSEGTLQLRKFSASRDAGTYTCTASNSFSSDEESIEVLQAIRPRIITRPEPPARSIPLPDMDVTGYAGHTVKIVEGRRLTLDVEATGRPTPKLEWRLPNGRRLGTGQSGGRVSVLANHSLVVSNVRVKDSGKYRPIASNPAGLSKVKTTVTVVGGD; encoded by the exons ATGTACACTCTGATTCTGTCTAATAATGCTGGATCATCAAGTGTAACAACAAACTTGCAGGTTTTtg ACTTGCCTACAGGTCTAACCACATTGGCAGATTTGGTGCAGATCAATGGTGAGTCTGTTGGTGTTGAAGAAGATGGGAATATTCATGCTCATAGTGGGGACACTTTGCAACTGCAGTATGCAGCAATGGCTACTCCTGCAGCAGATATCAAATGGCAACGAGGATCAACAGATCTAACTTCCGGTGGTGATATAACTATTCAGACACAGGAATCATTTGGACAATCTGTCAGTATTTTGACAGTTAATAACTTGGGGGTCACTGCATCAGGTGAATACAAGGCTATAGCTGACAATCGTGCTGGAATTGCTGAATCATCTGTTGGCGTCACTGTTCTTG CTGCTGGTAGTGCTGAAATTATTAGAGCGGAGGCGGACTCAAAACCTACAGTTTCACAACAGTCAGTCGTAGCTACAATTGGTCAAACTGATGTTCTTGTCATTAATGGACAGCAAGTGGAGATTGAGTGTCCAGCCAATGGTGACCCAAGTCCAGACATATCATGGCAGAAGGATGGTTCTGATTTAGCTATTGGAGGAAGAACACAAGTGAACTCGGAAGGTACACTCCAGCTAAGGAAATTCTCAGCAAGCAGAGATGCAGGTACCTATACCTGCACTGCCAGTAACAGTTTCAGCTCAGATGAGGAGAGTATTGAAGTTCTACAAGCCA TTCGTCCTAGAATCATTACTAGGCCAGAGCCACCTGCTCGTTCAATTCCTTTACCAGACATGGATGTCACAGGCTACGCTGGTCATACTGTTAAGATTGTTGAAGGTCGTAGATTAACATTGGATGTAGAGGCAACTGGACGACCCACTCCCAAATTAGAATGGCGTCTTCCAAATGGTCGCAGGCTTGGCACTGGTCAAAGTGGAGGGAGAGTTTCAGTTTTAGCTAACCACAGTCTAGTTGTGTCGAATGTTAGAGTGAAAGACAGTGGAAAGTACAGACCAATAGCAAGCAACCCAGCAGGCCTGTCAAAAGTGAAAACTACAGTGACTGTTGTAGGTGGGGACTAG